TGCCTAAACACCTCCCAAATGATTGAACAACACCAGAAATCAAGTCAGATGTTAACATCCTAGTTACCTTTAATATAGTTGCGAACAAATACTGGCAGAGAACACTTTTCCAATACATCAAAGACTCAAAATACCCAGTATACTTCCAGGAGCAACACAGCAGGGACCCTCCTGCAAGACTGATGACCTGCTAATACCCAAAGCTCTGAAATATAAGTGTTGACCAGTCTTGAGGATCTCCACACCCAAGAACAGTGGGGTACAAAGGCTTCTCCTAAGAGCAGTCATACTCGGAGGCCTTAGCAAGACGTTGGAGCCCACCGGCTGGGTTGTTGCATCCAGGGTCCCTCTGCAGGGCAGGGCTGCGTCTCATATCTGAGTCTTTGGAGAGGCTCCTCTTCGCCCGGGTCGGACAGTCAGCTCTGGAGTACCCCTTTTCCGAGGACGACGACGAGAAACACATCTGCCAGTTGGGTGGTGATCTGGAGATGGACCTGGCTTCCGCGGCGGGGTCTGGCGCGGCTCCTGGGAGTTGCAGGCGAGCCGGGTTCCCCAGGGCGAGTGCACCTCCCTCCAGGCACTCAGCTCCTGGCCGCCCGGCGCCGCGGGCTCGGCGTGGTTCATCACTGCCCGGTCCTGCCCGCGCTTCCACAGCTCATAGCGCTCGGGCTGCAGGATGCGCACGAAGGCGTCCATGGAGAAGGCCACCTGCGCCTCGCCGCAGCTGCACTGCGAGGCCACTTTGCCATAATCGATCCAGCGCGGGGTGGCGAAATTGATGGCCTCGGCGCAGTTGAAGCCGTGGTTGAAGCCCGAGTGGTAGCCGTAGGGGAAGGTCACCATGAACTCGCCCGCCTCCTGCGTGACCCGACCGAAGGGGATGCCGTTGTCCCGGAGCACCGTGGGCGAGATGAGCGCCGCCTTGTGGCGCAGGAAGGCCTCGCAGCCCCGCGAGCTGTCCGGGAAGAGCGCGCCGGCCAGGCGTTCCAGGCGCCGGCCGTGCTCGGGCGGCACCGCGTACCAGGTCTTGGGCTCCCCGAAGTGCAGGAAGTTGATGCTGTAAAGGTCCATGTCCTCCGTGTGCCAGGCGAAGGCGGTCTTCCACATGCCGAAGTACAGGTAGGGGGTGTTGACGCCCTCGATGACCACCCCACACTCCTGCTCCAGCAGGTCCTGGATGGTCCCCAGGTGTCCCAGGTTCCACTGCTTCGTGTTTTCATCAAATAAAGAGCCACTGATGTCTGCGCCGTATATTGGGGACTCAAAGAGGCGGGTTTTCCAATATTTTCGCTCCAATTCCTCAAAATCGGAGTAGAACGGAGTCTGGTATTTTTCAGTATTTGCTAAGTGGCGGTACTCTGCCACggtcatagctttcttctttCTGTGGTATTGAGTAAACACACCTGCCCTCCCAGAGACCACCTGCTGGAGCGGAGCGGCTATTAAGATATCATCAATATCGTCGTAGGTCTGTCTGGCTTTCCATTCCTTGGGTGGAACTATCTTAGCCAAGCCTGCTCGGTGGGCCCCTTGCGATTCTATGTAAGCAATGTATTTGTTGAAATCCGCATATTCTTCCATGGTTGGGTGGAAGGTCATGATCTTACAACTTGGGTTCTGGGAACCAAAGTGCTTAGCCTGCATGGCTGCAGTATAATCAGCAGTGGCCTCTCGGGGTCTTGGGTATGCTGTGGGTACCTGAGAGTATTAGGGAGTAACCTCTTCCCTATGCTTTATTCTATAGCCAAAGGAAAGAGGGTGTTTCCCAGAGAGGAAGGCTCCCTGAACCAAGTCCTGCCTCAGTCTGCAGCTCTGTTACTTTCTTTGGTTGGAGATGTAAATGCCTCGGAGGCCTCCCTGGATTCACAGGCTTGAGTGCCTGGCAGTTTCTCAGCTCACTGTGGCAAAAAGTGTCTTCATGGAAGTTTCAAAGCCAAAcctaaagaaaatacagaatatcTGAAGATGAGTAGATGACAAAAGGAACTgatttaaagcaaaattttatagcaatcctaatttcaaaatttgaatttaagggcaaaaatatactttgtaaacaggaatgtaaattggtgcagttaTGGTACATACTATGGAAAACTGTAGAGaggttctttaaaattttaaatagaactattatataatccagcaatctcatttctgggtatatatccaaatgaaataaaaacagaatatcaAAATAATATCTGCCCTCCTAGGTTCCTTGAggcattactcacaatagccaagatatgcaaACAACCATAGTGTCCATCCATGGTTGAATGAATACAGAAGATGTGATATAGATATTtggtggaatactactcagtgatAAACAAGAATGAAATTTTTCCATTCGCAATAGCATTGGTTGACATGGAGGGTATTATTCCAAgtgaaaaaaggcagagaaagaaataaagtacaGATACCAATGTGCACATTCCTAACAAGTATTATCCTTAAAGGGTAAACATCTGAAACATTCCAACTAAAGTACAATTATTAAATTGCATTCACAAACAGATTATTAGAAATATATGGATCAACTAAGTTTCTGAACACTGATTAGCATACAATATCTATAGATCCCATATACAAATTAACATCAATTATGAAGTGAAATATTAAAAAGGTTTCAATTCCTTTAATAACAAATAGATGCCTCCAAAGAAGAAGTCAAAATCATATGCATTTAATCCTTGTActtaaaatgcataaaatgagAATTTTACCAAGGGGAAAAAGTTGCTTTCtaatataaaatgtctttttcatctttgtattttaaaggacaaacatcaaaaaaaaagtgCTTGCCTTCTGCTAATCTAAAACCTTAATTCCAAATGAGGAAACACTACAACCCAGAAAATGGTTTCCTTGAAGAATTCAGCGTCTAAATAAAAAAGGTTGTGCTCAAAGCCTGGCTCTATCTGTCCCACCTCAGTTTCAGCTCAGTCAGCACCACCCTAATTCTAATATCCTCATATCCAATCAAAGTCTTTAATTTGATCCCACACATTTTTCAAGTTCCTTCTAATCGACTTACTCCTTACCCAATTCTAGAAACCATCTTATTTCCATTGGATCCCAGTTAACTAAATGAAGTACTTTTCCCCgaaaatttttgtgatttttaccaaaaaaaaaaaaattaagaaaaaaattagctcCATTTGTCAGAAAatagtttaataataaaaacacaagGAAATGATATCCcagtgtatctctctctctctcactctctctatatatgtatatatacatatatatagtaactTTAAAAAACTTGTAATAGAAAAATTACCTCTTTTGCTTATAAgcacaaatagaaataaaatgacatACCTCTGATCAACAAAATCCTGATTCCAACTGGAGCTATTCAAGGATTCACAGAGACAGTGTTCTCTCAGCAGCTGGTCTCCAAATGCAGACCAATGTCCTGATGGCTCTGGCTTTATACCTAGGCAAAGGTATAATTTGATCAGGACCAATCAACAGTAATCATGGGATGAGGGCTCTGATTGGTCAGCCCAGGTAGTCTGTGCccttttgatttttaaaccaaTCAACAGATAACTGAGAGGTTGAAAATTACAAGagtggcacttccctggtggcttggatggtaaagaatctgactgcagtgcgggagactggggtttgattccctgggttgggaagatcccttggagaaggcaatggcaacccaccccagtattcttgcctgggaaatcccatggacagaggagcctggggggctacagtccatagggtcgcaaagagctggacatgactgagtgaacacgACAAATTCATATCAGCTcaccataccatcatggttatccaggcctttaagacctttcttgtatgttcttctgtgtattctttccacttcttaatctcttctgcttctattaggtccttaccatttctgtcttttattgtgcccatcctagaaattaataaatgtttcCTCTCTATCTCCAATTTtattaaagagatctctagtttttctgattctattgttttcctctgtttctttgcattgtttatttaGGAAGAACTTCCTATCtctctctccatgctattctctggaactctgcattcagatgggtatatcttcccctttctcccttgcctttcacttctctttcctaGCTatatgtaaagcctcctcagacaaccactatgccttcttgcatttctttttctttgggatggttttggtcattgcctcttgtacaatgttatgaaccttctTCCGTAGTTCCTCaagtactctgtctaccagatctaatccctcaaaactatttgtcacctccactgtataatcataaggaaattgatttaggtcatatttaGGTgtatggcctagtggttttccctacttcaatttaaccctgaattttgcaataggaGCTCATGATATGAGCTACAGTCagatccaggtcttgtttttactaatGATATagggcttcttcatctttggctgcaaagaatattatctcattttggtattgaccatctgatgatgtccgtgtgtagagtcatctcttggatTGTTTgaaaaggatgtttgctatgaccagcatgtgctcttgacaaaactctgttagccaatgccctgcttcattttgtactccaaggccaaacttgcctattattcCAGCTATCTCTTAACTTCCCGCTTCTGCATTCCAATCTcttatgataaaaaggacatctatttttggtgttagttctagaaggtcttgtaggtcttcatagatctgGTCAACTgaagcttctttagcattagtggttgggacatagacttggattaccatgatattgaatggtttgccttggaaacgaacagagatcattctatcgtttctgagattgcacccaagtactgcattttggactcttctgttgactatgaggactactccatttttttctaagggattcttgcccacagtggtagatataatggtcatctgaattaaattagcacattcccatccattttatgttggatcatatggtagctctattatttttttaaaaatacctccatactgttctccatagtggctgcaccaatttaccttCCCCCTCAAGGTGTAAAAAGGTGCCCTTTTATCCATACCCTCTGcagcatatgctgctgctaagtcgcttcagtcgtgtctgactctgtgcgaccccatagacggcagcccacctggctcccccgtccctgggattctccaggcaagaacactggagtgggttgctatttccttctccactgcagcatttatttgtatactttttgagatggccattctgacaggtgtgaggtgatgtcattgtggttttgatttgcatttctctaataattagcagtgttgagaatcttcatgtgcctattggctatttgtatattttctttggagaaatgcctactTAGGACAAGAAGACTAATTTAGAAACCAGTTTATTGGTACAGCTAACCTGTATACTTAACACTGCTTGTCCTGATTGGGTaaggaaaatttttcattttctttaaaaaagcataacactttttttaagatttatttattttacttatttatttttgcatgtgctgggtcttcattgctacacaagCTTTTCTGGTAGTTGCggcaaatgggggctactctctagccgtggtgcccaggcttctcatcgggttgacttctcttgttgctaaGTACAGGATCTAGAgctcacgggcttcagtagttgacattcccgggctctagagcacagactcaatagttgtggggcacaggttcggttgctccaaggcatgtgggatcttccgggatcagaaatcgaacccaagtctcctgcattatcaagcagactctaccactgagtcatcagggaagcctgggaaatattttaagtatgCAAGTAACCGAGTGAAAACATAAGGAGTACAATGGGAGCAATATTTTCTGAaaactgcttttgtttctttttcttccaatcCCTCAATTTTGTTATCCTAGGCTCTCCAGGACATCTATATGCCAGAGAGGAGACTGTGATATTCCTGAACTATAACAAGGAGAACTTCTGtttgtaaaatggaaaagagCAATATGAGCCAGGCTACTGTCTTCATAGAGACTTTTCAGAgttcttttatttctctgcacTACCATACCCACAACTGACCTATATTAAAGGACCAAAACCCCCCAACATCTCAGTCACTAAAAGTTACCCCCTGCTCGTATAAGATCTACTATTATGGTCCAAGGGAACTCTAGGGCTGCTACCTGCCCAGTAATTCCCGTCAGCTTCCATCCTGTGGTTCCACCATCTCAGTACAGGACTTAATCATCTTTTCAGCCAAGCATTTCACTGCCATCCTCCACTGTGCCTGGAATCCCCAAGTTCAGTTTCTCAATCTCAATTTTCCACAGAATACGCTACCACAAATTTGCCTCGCTGCACGGTGACAGGAATGAGACGTGAGCTTCTGCCACTCCTCAATCAGAACTTCAAAGAAGCCTTACTTGTTCATGACTGTTCCCTTTTGTTTTACATGGTGCTTCAGATTCCAAAGTCTTCTGGAAATTCTGTGGGGGCAGAGCTGGAGGGAAGAGAGATGTGCTTTGTATCTCTGAAATGTTTCCTTCTGCATccagttttcaaaatttattcTGTTTGGCCACTTCTGTGCATTTTCAACACTAAGGCCTGAGTCAATAACCATCAACTCTCACCtgtttggggacttctctggtggctcagacagtaaagaatccacctgcaatgcaggagacatgagttcgatccctgggtcaggaagatcccctggagaagggaatggcaacccactccagtattcttgcctggagaattccatagacagaagaacctcgtgggctccagtccatgcagttgcaaagagttggacacgactgagcgactctcacctGTTTTAACTATTTCTCTTGTCCCCATGTGGTGCACAGAACAACGGATGTGGTTATTTAAATATGCAAATTGTATCATGTCAAGTGCTGGGTTTTTTTGCTTAATATCTTTAATAATTCTTATGAAAgatattaagcaaaaaaaaaaaacccagcacttTCTATTATCTGTAAATCCTTCCACAAAATGTGTTACAGTTCTTCAGTTTACTGCaaacatatctttaaaaaaatgtcagcCCTACAGTTGAAGCCATAATGCAAAGTTTTAATTATTGGCACCATACTAAAAAAGCACaatggaaaacattttatttaaataaaatgaggataatatttTACTGGGGAATACATCCACCAATTCATTTTCCCTCCATATCTACATCCAATAGTAGTGTTTTATAGGCAAATTTTAAACAAacacaaattcttaaaaaataatgaaagccatattttgCTCAGGGATACTATTATCCACATACCATACAGGTTATTTTATAGCAGATACTAGTCTGCTAAATTTCAGATGGCAAAATGCTAAGCAGTGAGTTGGGTATTGTCCAGCTAGTGGTTTCTTGTCATCCTGGAGAATCTGTCAATGTGTAATGATGAGACCATCTTGTCACCACCACTTCTCTTCTCAGAGGTGACTTCACTGTGATACAACATTCATATTCTTAAGATGCAAGGCCTAGCAAAAAGCCTCCCACAAATCCACTGCATATCACAATGTTCTGCTTGACAAATTCTGTTGCTTCTTCTATTATGTTATTGATTTCAGGTGCTGCCTTATTTGCTCGTTTTTTAAcctgtctttttgctttgtttacatctttttccactctcttccaGTCGATCTGCACATAGCCACTGTGACTGGCAATCTGAAGGAGAAGAAAGCCACCACCTACTGCAGTTGCTGCAAGTTTTCCAACTTTCTGGAACAAAAATCCGGCACACCAGCCACTCACTCCACCCATTACAATCTGGGTGGCTACCAAGTATTTTTCTACCATAGGTCCGGAACTGTGGCCAAACACTCGATTCCACCAGTGATGTCGTCTGGCATACTCAGTTAAATCCAACACTTCGTAAGAATCATCATCACTTTCATATTCTTGGGGAGGGGGGTTCTGGGTCACCATGATACCGCCGGCGGCCTGTACTGAGGCGGTCCCAACCTGCCCGCCTCTCGCCCCTCCTTTAAAAACCGCTCTAGCCCTCAAGTGCTGTTTTAAACTTCCAAAGCCTTCTCATTTCAAGTTGAATAAACTCAAATACTCATCATGAGCTACAAGGTCCTATATACCTTGCAccctgtctctctcctttctaCGCCCCAGACACAAAGGAGCTTCCTTTCTATCTCTGCAAAAACAACAACCCCAAGCTCTATGTTACATCTGTTACACTTGCTGTTTCTTCCAAGGGGAAATCAGCTCTGGACATCCCTTCTTGTCATTTGGGACAGGGAAAGATCTCCTGCTCTAGGAAGTATTTCCTGACCACTGGAACCAGACTACCCATTCTGCTGTCTCATCCCACCCCCTTTCATTGCTTCATAGAACATATGCCCACTTGAAATTCTTGTTCATTTATGTGTGGATTCATTTGTTTGGATGTATCCATGATTTAACCATGTGAAATAGACTAACAACATCGAGAAGACAGTGGAGAGCCAGCACTCTTTGTCCCATGTTGGCTCATATCTCCCAGGTGATTTCCACCAAGTCATCCTTAAGATATGGCTGCAGACCAAATCCCCCAACCCAGCCAGTCAGCCAGAACCCAACAATCAACCCCCAACTCATTCATCAACACCATACAATGCAACAAGCTCATAAAAATAAGTTTTGCTTTAAATGTTTTGATATAACTATTCAGAAAAGTGCATAAAagcattcagctcagttcagttcagttcagtcactcagtcatgtccgactctttgcgaccccatgaattgcagcatgccaggcctccctgtctatcaccaactcccggagttcactcaaactcacatccatcaagtcagcgatgccatccagcattACCACCTCTCAAATGATTGAATGAACAATCCCAGAAATCAAGTCAGATGTTAACTTTCTGGTTGCCTTTAATATAGTTGCAAACAAACACTGGAAAATAACACTTTTTCAATACATTAAAGACtcagaaatattatatattattatctgAGCCTCTGCTGACCTAATTGGTCAAAAGAGCTTTGTGTGGCAGAACCAAGGGATGGGTGAAAAGGAagtaggaagaagaaaaggagaaaagttgTAGAGTACTCAAAACCCAGGATTCTTCAGAAGCTATGCAGTATCCAGAGTTGGCCCACGGGATGGGATCTGAGGTAGATCGGCTCTGGTGACCTCAGCAGGACCTAGTTCACAGGGTCACTAGAGTGTCCAGTGGATGAAGCTTCAGCTGGTGACACAGGAGTTAGCAGTGTCTGAAGATTCCAGGTTCTGGGAGAAAGAACAAACACTGGAGAATTGGGTAAGCACCATGGATCCAGCACTTCCAGGGGCAACACAGGAGGGACCCTCATGCCAGACtacacatgtgctcagttgctttggtcatgtccaactctttgcaaccctatggatcctagcccaccaggctcctccatgcatgggatttttcaggcaagaatactggagtagattgctacGCCCTCCCCCAggcatcttccctacctaggaatctaacccatgtctccagggTCTCCTATGTTGGTAAGTGGGTTCTGTgtcactgctgctcctgctgctaagtcacttcagtcgtgtccgactctgtgcaatcccacagatggtagcccaccaggctcccccatccctgggattctccaggcaagaacactggagtgggttgccatttccttctccaatgcatgaaaggaaaagtgaaagtgaagtctctcagtcgtgccctactcttagcgaccctatggactgcagcctaccaggctcctccatccatgggattttccaggcaagagtactggagtggggtgccattgccttctccaccagccacctggaaagcccccatgCAAGATTAATGACCTGCAAATACCCAAGCCTCTGAAATGTCAATGTGACCACTCTTGAGGATCCTCCACACCCAAGAGCAGTGGGGTACAAAGGCTGGGTTATGGGACAGGGCCACAGTCATACCTGGAGGCCTTAGCAGGAGGCTAGAGTCCAGGGCTCGTTGGGGCAGGATTGTCCATCCGTCCCTCTGCAGACAGGGGTTGAGCCTTGGGGTCCTGAGCCTTGCGGTCTAAGGCGAGGCCCCTCTTAGCTCCGATAGGGGCAGTCAGCTCTTGAGTGCCTTTTTCCTGAGGGCGACGACGAGAACCACATCTGCCAATTGGGTGGAGGCACAAGGCCACCGACGGACCTGGCGACAGCGGAGGGGTCTGGCTGGGCTTCCGTGAGCTGCTGCTGGCGACAGCGTCAAACTGGGAGGCCGAGCAGGAACCCCGGGCAGGCAAGGGGCGCAGGGACACGGCCCGCACAGGGGCTCTGGGGTCGGTGCCCTCGCTTGAGGACACGGGCTGACGCA
This sequence is a window from Bubalus kerabau isolate K-KA32 ecotype Philippines breed swamp buffalo chromosome 15, PCC_UOA_SB_1v2, whole genome shotgun sequence. Protein-coding genes within it:
- the LOC129628007 gene encoding FUN14 domain-containing protein 1-like produces the protein MVTQNPPPQEYESDDDSYEVLDLTEYARRHHWWNRVFGHSSGPMVEKYLVATQIVMGGVSGWCAGFLFQKVGKLAATAVGGGFLLLQIASHSGYVQIDWKRVEKDVNKAKRQVKKRANKAAPEINNIIEEATEFVKQNIVICSGFVGGFLLGLAS
- the LOC129628327 gene encoding lysine-specific demethylase 4D-like, whose translation is MQAKHFGSQNPSCKIMTFHPTMEEYADFNKYIAYIESQGAHRAGLAKIVPPKEWKARQTYDDIDDILIAAPLQQVVSGRAGVFTQYHRKKKAMTVAEYRHLANTEKYQTPFYSDFEELERKYWKTRLFESPIYGADISGSLFDENTKQWNLGHLGTIQDLLEQECGVVIEGVNTPYLYFGMWKTAFAWHTEDMDLYSINFLHFGEPKTWYAVPPEHGRRLERLAGALFPDSSRGCEAFLRHKAALISPTVLRDNGIPFGRVTQEAGEFMVTFPYGYHSGFNHGFNCAEAINFATPRWIDYGKVASQCSCGEAQVAFSMDAFVRILQPERYELWKRGQDRAVMNHAEPAAPGGQELSAWREVHSPWGTRLACNSQEPRQTPPRKPGPSPDHHPTGRCVSRRRPRKRGTPELTVRPGRRGASPKTQI